The Nitrospira sp. genomic interval GGCGTCCGGTCAAGCCGACCTCGGCTCATCCGTGGCGCAAACGCCTGCTGCCGGAAGGGACAACACGCGCGGCGGCGGGCATCGCCTAAACCGGACATTTCTACTATGGGAGAAAGAGGACATTTCTACTGTGGCTTGACACCGCCTTTCTCCTCGTTTGACACCCACCAGGCCTTTTGTTACTCTCCAAAAAATTCAGAGCCGGTCGTGATAAACCTCTTTTTATCTCCATGAACATTAAGGACTATCTCGAACAAAAGCGGATCGCGGTGGATCGCTTCCTGGATGACGTGAGCCCCCCGGCCACGACGCCGCCGACGACGTTGCACGAGAGCATGCGCTATAGCCTCATGGCGGGCGGCAAGCGAGTGCGGCCGATTCTGACGATCGCCGCGGCGGAAGCCTTGGGAACGACACCACCGGGATTGATGGCCGTCGCCTGCTCGCTGGAGTTCATCCATACCTATTCGCTGATTCACGATGATCTGCCCTCGATGGACAACGACGACTTCCGCCGCGGGAAACCGACCAATCACAAAGTCTACGGCGAAGCGATGGCGATCCTCGCCGGCGACGCCCTGCTGACCATGGCCTTCGATCTCTGCAGCCGGCCCGATCTGATGAAGGGCTGCGATCCGATGCGGCAGGTCCGCTTGATTCAGGAACTGGCCTACGGCTCCGGCAACGTGGGCATGGTCGGCGGCCAGGTGTTCGACATTCAAGCCGAGAACAAGGATATCGACCTGCCGACGCTGCAGAATATTCACAAACACAAGACCGGCATGTTGATGCGCGCAGCCGTGCGGATGGGTGCCATCGCCGCCGGGGCGACCGATCGGCAGCTCGACGACATGACAGGTTACGCCGAGGATATCGGCCTGGCCTTCCAGATCGCCGACGATGTCCTGAATGTGACCGGCACCCGCGAAGAACTCGGCAAAAATCCCAACACAGATGCCGAGCGGGGCAAGAAAACCTATCCGACGTTTTACGGGGTGGATGGC includes:
- a CDS encoding polyprenyl synthetase family protein, with the protein product MNIKDYLEQKRIAVDRFLDDVSPPATTPPTTLHESMRYSLMAGGKRVRPILTIAAAEALGTTPPGLMAVACSLEFIHTYSLIHDDLPSMDNDDFRRGKPTNHKVYGEAMAILAGDALLTMAFDLCSRPDLMKGCDPMRQVRLIQELAYGSGNVGMVGGQVFDIQAENKDIDLPTLQNIHKHKTGMLMRAAVRMGAIAAGATDRQLDDMTGYAEDIGLAFQIADDVLNVTGTREELGKNPNTDAERGKKTYPTFYGVDGAKKLADDCVARAINRLSSFGPSADPLREIARYITSRRN